In the Hordeum vulgare subsp. vulgare chromosome 7H, MorexV3_pseudomolecules_assembly, whole genome shotgun sequence genome, one interval contains:
- the LOC123412783 gene encoding E3 ubiquitin-protein ligase TTC3-like — translation MAGMLPGVECARRRRMWQGGGAGADQAAAGTRRLSFCLYAAGHGAAHAVGTGSSGNKRSGLMDGWALDSNAREAKERLDQKLKSKSNGPDAVIKRHHSTGSIKVSRANGGGSSAAVATGVQREVYSKKGVMRRLMRWSRLRWDAAEQAECAVCLDEFAAGDVLAHLPCGHRFHWGCALPWLEGAAAASHSCPFCRAKVDAGAHAAS, via the exons ATGGCCGGGATGCTGCCCGGGGTGGAGtgcgcgcggcggcggcggatgtggCAGGGCGGGGGCGCAGGGGCGGACCAGGCGGCCGCGGGCACGAGGCGGCTCTCCTTCTGCCTCTACGCGGCCGGGCACGGCGCCGCTCACGCCGTCGGCACCGGCAGTTCCGGTAACAAG AGGAGCGGCCTCATGGACGGGTGGGCGCTGGACAGCAATGCCCGGGAGGCCAAGGAGAGGCTGGACCAGAAGCTCAAGAGCAAGAGCAACGGGCCCGACGCCGTCATCAAGAG GCATCACAGCACGGGGAGCATCAAGGTTAGCAGAGCAAACGGAGGGGGCTCGTCGGCCGCGGTGGCGACGGGCGTGCAGCGGGAGGTGTACTCGAAGAAGGGCGTGATGAGGCGGCTGATGAGGTGGAGCCGGCTGAGGTGGGACGCCGCGGAGCAGGCGGAGTGCGCGGTGTGCCTGGACGAGTTCGCCGCCGGCGACGTCCTGGCGCACCTGCCGTGCGGCCACCGCTTCCACTGGGGCTGCGCGCTGCCCTGGCTCgagggcgccgccgccgcctcgcactccTGCCCGTTCTGCCGCGCCAAGGTCGACGCCGGCGCGCACGCCGCCTCCTAG